ACGGGCGCCGGCTCACCGCCGTGCAGCTGCAGCTGGAGTACCTCGAGCTCGCCCGCAAGTACGTCGAGGACCGCTACGGCGCCGACGCCGACGAGCAGACCGTCGACGTCCTCACGCGATGGGAGTCGGTGCTGACCCGCCTCGAGCGGGATCCCTTCGAGTGCGCCACCGAGCTCGACTGGGTCGCCAAGCTGAAGCTGCTGCGCCAGTACCGCGACCGCGACGACCTCGACTGGGACGACGCCAAGCTGCACCTGATCGACCTGCAGTACGCCGACGTACGCCCCGACAAGGGCCTCTACCACCGCCTCGCTGCCGCGGGCCGCATCGAGCGGCTGCTCGACGACGCCACCATCGAGGCGGCCATGCACGACCCGCCGACCGACACCCGTGCCTACTTCCGCGGCCGCTGCCTCGACAAGTACGCCGACTCGGTGGCCGCCGCGTCCTGGGACTCGGTGATCTTCGACCTCCCCGGCCGCGAGTCGCTCCAGCGGGTCCCGACGATCGACCCGCTCCGCGGCACCCGCGCCCACGTCGGCGAGCTGATCGACCGCTGCGACACCGCCCAGGCGCTCGTCGCCGCGATCACCCGCTGACGGGCTCGAGGAGGGTTTTCCGGGTCCGCGAGCTCTCGCCGGCCCGCTGTCGGAGTCCCCGCTCGAGCGGGGACTCCGACACCTGGAAGCCGTTGCAACCCCCTCCAGGTGTCGGACTTCCCCTCCATGTCGCCAGCCAAGTCGCCAGCCGAGTCGCCGGCCGACGCGCCGGCCCGTCGACGTGGAACCTCCTTGTGGCGTCGGTGGGAGTGGATAGGGTCGAGTCATGGCCCAGGAGCAGAAGCAGCCGCGTAAGTCCTCGCAGGAGGAGACGGCGACCGAGGAGGTCGCCGAGACCGACGTCGCCGAGCGCAAGGAGATGATCGACGAGGACGTCGACGCGATCCTCGACGAGATCGACGAGGTCCTCGAGACCAACGCCGAGGACTTCGTGAAGTCGTTCATCCAGAAGGGCGGACAGTGAGCGAGAGCCGCCTGCCCACGGCGTTCATGACCCCCGGCACGTCCAGCTTCGCCGACTTCCTCGGGGCGCAGGCCCCCGACCTGCTGCCGTCGCGGCGTGCCGTGCCCGCCGGCGAGGCCGGTGACCTCGCCCCGCACGGCACCACCATCGTCGCTGCCACGTTCGACGGCGGCGTCGTGATGGCCGGCGACCGCCGGGCCACGATGGGCAACATCATCGCCCAGCGCGACATCGAGAAGGTCTTCCCGGCCGACGAGTTCTCCGTGGTCGGCATCGCCGGCACGGCGGGCCTGGC
The sequence above is drawn from the Nocardioides sp. zg-1228 genome and encodes:
- a CDS encoding ubiquitin-like protein Pup; the protein is MAQEQKQPRKSSQEETATEEVAETDVAERKEMIDEDVDAILDEIDEVLETNAEDFVKSFIQKGGQ